The proteins below come from a single Paroceanicella profunda genomic window:
- the fghA gene encoding S-formylglutathione hydrolase, whose amino-acid sequence MEIKSENASFGGVQGVYTHAATSTDCEMTFAVYLPPQASKGPVPCLWYLSGLTCTHENAMTKAGLQEHAARRGLALVFPDTSPRGDGVADDDAYDLGKGAGFYVNATEAPWAAHYRMYDYVLTELRALVQAEFPVLPDRHGITGHSMGGHGAITLALRNPGAYRSLSAFAPIANPTGSDWGRKQLTAYLGADESAWSGHDSTLLVGAGGWKGGMLIDQGASDQFLDLLKPEALSAALARSRTPSVFRMQPGYDHSYFFVQSFAGDHVDWHADRLK is encoded by the coding sequence ATGGAGATCAAATCGGAGAACGCGAGCTTCGGCGGCGTGCAGGGCGTATATACCCATGCCGCGACCTCGACCGATTGCGAGATGACCTTCGCCGTCTATCTGCCCCCGCAGGCCAGCAAGGGGCCGGTGCCCTGCCTGTGGTATCTCTCCGGGCTCACCTGCACGCATGAGAACGCGATGACCAAGGCCGGGCTGCAGGAACATGCCGCGCGCCGCGGCCTCGCCCTCGTCTTCCCCGACACCAGCCCGCGCGGCGACGGCGTGGCGGATGACGACGCCTATGACCTGGGCAAGGGCGCGGGCTTCTACGTGAACGCCACCGAGGCGCCCTGGGCCGCCCATTACCGCATGTACGACTACGTGCTGACCGAGCTGCGCGCCCTGGTGCAGGCCGAATTCCCGGTGCTGCCGGACAGGCACGGCATCACCGGCCACTCCATGGGCGGCCACGGCGCCATCACGCTGGCGCTGCGCAATCCGGGCGCCTACCGCTCGCTCTCGGCCTTCGCGCCGATCGCGAACCCCACCGGCTCGGACTGGGGCCGCAAGCAGCTCACCGCCTATCTGGGCGCGGACGAAAGCGCCTGGAGCGGGCATGATTCCACGCTGCTGGTGGGCGCCGGCGGCTGGAAGGGCGGCATGCTGATCGACCAGGGCGCCTCGGACCAGTTCCTCGACCTGCTGAAGCCGGAGGCCCTGTCGGCCGCGCTGGCCCGAAGCCGCACTCCATCCGTGTTCCGCATGCAGCCGGGATACGACCACAGCTACTTTTTCGTCCAGAGTTTTGCCGGTGATCATGTCGACTGGCATGCCGACCGCCTGAAGTGA
- a CDS encoding S-(hydroxymethyl)glutathione dehydrogenase/class III alcohol dehydrogenase, protein MKTRAALAIEAGKPLEITEVNLDGPRAGEVMIEIKATGLCHTDEFTRSGSDPEGIFPAILGHEGAGVVVEVGAGVTSVKPGDHVIPLYTCECRECEYCLNPKTNLCQKIRTTQGQGLMPDGTSRFTTLDGDPIYHYMGCSTFSNYTVLPEIAVAKIREDAPFDKVCYIGCGVTTGIGAVIYTAKVEIGSRAIVFGLGGIGLNVIQGLRLAGADQIVGVDLNPSKKAMGERFGMTDFVNPSEVEGDLVPYLINLTKGGADYTFDATGNTRVMRQALECAHKGWGESIIIGVAAAGAEISTRPFQLVTGRSWRGTAFGGARGRTDVPKIVDWYMEGKIEIDPMITHHLKLDEINHGFDLMHEGKSIRAVVEY, encoded by the coding sequence ATGAAGACCCGCGCAGCCCTTGCCATCGAGGCCGGGAAGCCTCTGGAAATTACCGAAGTCAATCTCGACGGCCCGCGCGCGGGCGAGGTGATGATCGAAATCAAGGCCACCGGCCTGTGCCATACCGACGAATTCACCCGCTCGGGCTCGGACCCGGAAGGCATCTTCCCCGCCATCCTGGGCCATGAAGGCGCCGGCGTGGTGGTGGAAGTGGGCGCCGGCGTCACCTCGGTGAAACCGGGCGACCACGTGATCCCGCTCTACACCTGCGAATGCCGCGAGTGCGAGTACTGCCTGAACCCCAAGACCAACCTGTGCCAGAAGATCCGCACCACCCAGGGCCAGGGCCTGATGCCGGACGGCACCTCGCGCTTCACCACCCTCGATGGCGACCCGATCTACCACTACATGGGCTGCTCGACCTTCTCCAACTACACCGTGCTGCCGGAAATCGCCGTGGCGAAGATCCGCGAGGACGCGCCCTTCGACAAGGTGTGCTACATCGGCTGCGGCGTGACCACGGGCATCGGCGCGGTCATCTACACCGCGAAGGTGGAGATCGGCAGCCGTGCCATCGTCTTCGGGCTGGGCGGCATCGGGCTGAACGTGATCCAGGGCCTGCGGCTGGCGGGCGCGGACCAGATCGTCGGCGTGGACCTCAACCCCTCCAAGAAGGCGATGGGCGAGCGCTTCGGCATGACCGATTTCGTGAACCCCTCCGAGGTGGAGGGCGATCTCGTCCCCTATCTCATCAACCTCACCAAGGGCGGCGCGGACTACACGTTCGACGCCACCGGCAACACCCGGGTGATGCGCCAGGCGCTGGAATGCGCCCACAAGGGCTGGGGCGAGTCGATCATCATCGGCGTGGCAGCGGCCGGCGCCGAAATCTCCACCCGGCCGTTCCAGCTGGTCACCGGGCGCTCCTGGCGCGGCACCGCCTTCGGCGGCGCGCGGGGCCGGACGGACGTGCCGAAGATCGTGGACTGGTACATGGAGGGCAAGATCGAGATCGACCCGATGATCACCCACCACCTGAAGCTGGACGAGATCAACCACGGCTTCGACCTCATGCATGAGGGCAAGTCGATCCGCGCCGTCGTCGAGTATTGA
- a CDS encoding c-type cytochrome, translating into MNRLILTATLLALASPALADGDPEKGEKVFRKCQACHAVGEGASNKVGPELNGIVGRPAGSIGDFKYSSGMQEAAAGGLVWTPEHIAEFLTKPKDFVKGTKMTFAGLRKDDEREDVIAYLSTFK; encoded by the coding sequence ATGAATCGCCTGATCCTCACAGCCACGCTCCTTGCCCTCGCCAGCCCGGCGCTCGCCGACGGCGACCCCGAGAAGGGAGAGAAGGTGTTCCGCAAGTGCCAGGCCTGCCACGCGGTCGGCGAGGGCGCGTCCAACAAGGTGGGTCCGGAGCTCAACGGCATCGTCGGGCGCCCCGCCGGCTCGATCGGGGATTTCAAGTATTCCTCCGGCATGCAGGAGGCGGCCGCGGGCGGGCTGGTCTGGACGCCCGAGCACATCGCGGAATTCCTCACCAAGCCGAAGGATTTCGTGAAGGGCACCAAGATGACCTTCGCCGGCCTGCGCAAGGACGACGAGCGCGAGGACGTGATCGCCTATCTCTCGACCTTCAAGTAA